The Desulfovibrio sp. UCD-KL4C genome includes the window TGTGAAAGATAGTGCCGTCATAATGGCCTTCGTTCACATACCGTAAAAAATTAGCCACGGACTTTGGAGCCTTGGCTCTGTTAAGTTCTAAAAGAATGTTCCCTTTGCTGGTTTGCATTTTAACATACACTTTAGAACTTTCAGCATTTGCAGTTGCGCCCATTGAGATGGCTGCGCAAAAAATAACCGCAATTAATAATATTTTTAATCCTTTCATATCCAGATTTTCCTCCATAAAGGTTTCGTTGTCATTTATCAGAAACAGAATAGACGGGCAAACAAAGAACAGCATCATATTTAAAATCATAAAATCTAATAAAAAGGCTCCCGAATAGGGAGCCTTCCAAAAACATTATAACTAAACGTATTAACCGTATGCGACATCAATTTTGCGAGGTTTTGCTTCTGCAATTTTAGGCAAAAATAATTCCAGAGCACCATTTTTTAAATTAGCTTTAATATTGCTACTGTCCACAATATCCGCAATCGTAAACCTTCTCAGGTATTCACCTTCACCAAATTCCTGACTAATATATTTCTCCCCTTCAACGGCTATCTGAGCAGTTTTACCTTTTACGATCATCACATTTTCTTCAATATCAATATCGAGATCTTGTTTCCCGACTCCCGGGATATCCATATATAAATAGAACCCGCTTTCAGTTTCAACAATATCAGTTGCGGGGTTGAACTTCTCCATTTCTTTGTCAGATATAATTCTATCGTTACTCATGAGACC containing:
- a CDS encoding Hsp20/alpha crystallin family protein, with the protein product MSNDRIISDKEMEKFNPATDIVETESGFYLYMDIPGVGKQDLDIDIEENVMIVKGKTAQIAVEGEKYISQEFGEGEYLRRFTIADIVDSSNIKANLKNGALELFLPKIAEAKPRKIDVAYG